The following proteins are encoded in a genomic region of Nitrospiria bacterium:
- the hpnD gene encoding presqualene diphosphate synthase HpnD — protein sequence MMPSQPSQAAHRSSNFAPSFLFLPGPQREAIERVYAFCRVLDDVSDGALSPQEKKRRLEFWREELNRCYAGRGTHAVVIPLQKTVEEFKLTRTYFEELLQGVEMDLTVSRYANFVHLSQYCYRVAGTVGLICIEIFGCPRESYKDYAVALGIAFQITNILRDLKDDAQRGRIYLPQDDLRRFGYTEAELLNSTYNESFAELMRFETERAGDYFRRAAELVQPEHRRQLIASEIMAAIYSALLHQIRDARYNVFERRVRLSKPRKLALALKTALMNRIGGARAVTA from the coding sequence ATGATGCCGTCACAACCATCCCAGGCGGCGCACCGAAGCAGCAACTTTGCCCCGTCGTTTCTGTTCCTTCCCGGACCCCAGCGGGAAGCGATCGAGCGCGTCTACGCCTTTTGCCGGGTATTGGATGACGTTTCCGACGGCGCGCTGAGTCCGCAAGAAAAAAAGCGCCGGTTGGAATTCTGGCGGGAAGAGTTGAACCGATGTTATGCCGGACGGGGAACCCATGCGGTCGTCATCCCTCTGCAGAAAACGGTCGAAGAGTTTAAGCTGACCCGAACCTACTTCGAGGAGCTGTTGCAAGGGGTCGAAATGGACCTGACCGTCTCGCGCTATGCCAACTTCGTTCATCTCTCTCAATATTGTTACCGGGTCGCGGGCACCGTGGGTCTGATCTGCATCGAGATCTTCGGCTGTCCGAGGGAGTCGTACAAGGATTACGCCGTCGCGCTGGGCATCGCGTTTCAGATTACAAACATCCTCCGGGACCTCAAGGACGACGCGCAACGGGGACGGATCTATCTCCCGCAGGACGACCTCCGCCGCTTCGGGTACACCGAGGCGGAGCTGTTGAACTCAACCTACAACGAATCGTTCGCGGAGCTCATGCGGTTTGAGACCGAACGCGCCGGCGACTATTTCCGGCGGGCGGCCGAACTGGTCCAACCCGAACACCGACGGCAGCTCATCGCCTCCGAGATCATGGCCGCCATTTATTCCGCGCTGCTCCATCAGATCAGGGACGCCCGGTACAACGTTTTCGAGCGCCGCGTCCGCCTCTCCAAACCGCGGAAACTGGCCCTGGCTCTCAAGACCGCGCTGATGAACCGGATCGGCGGCGCGCGGGCCGTCACGGCATGA
- the hemE gene encoding uroporphyrinogen decarboxylase has translation MSRRDRFLFACQRKPVDCTPVWFMRQAGRYMKEYREVRKTHSILAICKTPELAAQVTLQPIERFDVDAAIIFADILLPLEPMGIQLEFAKGEGPVIHNPVRDEAAVRALQPFEPDEKTPFVMEAIRMVRRELDGKVPLIGFCGAPFTLASYIIEGGHSSHYIQTKRMMLHAPSLWKELMVKLADAMAGYLRAQIRAGAQAVQIFDSWVGCLSPEDFREYVLPYTRRMIDGLKTEGVPVIHFGTGTSGFLESMREAGGEVIGVDWRIHLDEAWKRVGPEVAIQGNLDPVVLFGPTKEIERRVHDILRRAGGRPGHIFNLGHGILPETPVENVEAAVEFVHKLSRT, from the coding sequence ATGAGCCGTAGGGACCGTTTTCTGTTCGCCTGCCAGAGAAAGCCCGTCGATTGCACCCCGGTCTGGTTCATGCGCCAGGCCGGGCGGTACATGAAGGAATATCGCGAAGTCCGGAAGACGCACTCCATCCTCGCGATTTGCAAGACCCCCGAACTGGCCGCCCAGGTCACGCTTCAGCCCATCGAACGTTTCGACGTGGATGCCGCGATCATCTTCGCCGATATCCTGCTTCCACTCGAGCCGATGGGCATCCAGTTGGAATTTGCGAAGGGCGAGGGACCGGTGATCCATAACCCGGTACGTGATGAAGCGGCTGTTCGGGCGCTTCAGCCCTTCGAACCGGACGAAAAGACGCCTTTTGTGATGGAGGCGATCCGGATGGTCCGTCGAGAACTCGACGGGAAGGTTCCGTTGATTGGATTCTGCGGAGCGCCGTTTACCCTGGCCAGCTACATCATTGAGGGCGGCCATTCGAGTCATTACATTCAAACGAAGCGGATGATGCTTCATGCGCCTTCGCTCTGGAAGGAGTTGATGGTGAAACTCGCCGACGCCATGGCCGGCTACCTTCGGGCCCAGATCCGGGCCGGGGCGCAGGCGGTTCAGATCTTTGATTCCTGGGTCGGTTGTTTAAGTCCGGAGGATTTCCGAGAGTATGTCCTGCCCTACACGCGGCGGATGATCGACGGTTTGAAAACGGAGGGTGTTCCCGTGATCCATTTCGGGACAGGGACGTCCGGATTTCTGGAATCCATGCGCGAGGCCGGTGGAGAGGTCATCGGCGTGGATTGGCGAATCCATTTGGATGAGGCCTGGAAACGCGTGGGACCGGAAGTCGCGATCCAGGGAAATCTTGACCCCGTCGTCCTGTTCGGTCCGACGAAGGAGATTGAACGACGCGTTCACGACATCCTTCGGCGTGCGGGGGGCCGGCCCGGTCACATCTTCAACTTAGGTCATGGAATCCTTCCCGAAACGCCGGTCGAGAATGTCGAGGCCGCGGTCGAATTTGTCCATAAATTAAGTCGTACGTGA
- a CDS encoding response regulator transcription factor gives MPPVKVLIVDDHTLFRKGLASLLRQQRGIEVVGEAKDGEEGVRMARALKPDVILMDVNMPISNGIQATRAVRETMPEAQIIMLTVSEEDEDLFSAIKAGARGYLLKNVEPDQLIKAIHLLAAGEAVIPHSMALKLLNEFSSIAHKIDTPSESKVNLLTTREHEILQFLAKGSSNKEIANALCLSEHTVKIHLKNILKKLHMNNRIQAAIYAHEQGLVNQKSLRKD, from the coding sequence ATGCCTCCCGTCAAAGTTCTCATTGTAGACGATCACACTCTTTTTCGAAAAGGACTCGCCAGCCTGCTTCGGCAGCAGCGAGGGATCGAGGTGGTCGGAGAGGCCAAGGACGGCGAAGAAGGCGTCCGAATGGCCCGGGCGCTCAAGCCGGACGTGATCCTCATGGACGTCAATATGCCGATCTCCAACGGCATTCAGGCCACCCGGGCCGTTCGCGAAACGATGCCCGAGGCGCAGATCATCATGCTCACCGTCTCGGAGGAGGACGAGGATCTTTTCTCGGCGATCAAGGCCGGAGCCCGAGGCTATTTGCTTAAAAATGTGGAACCCGACCAACTCATCAAAGCCATCCATCTCCTGGCTGCGGGAGAGGCCGTTATTCCTCACTCGATGGCCTTGAAGCTGCTCAACGAGTTCAGCAGCATTGCCCATAAAATCGATACCCCATCGGAATCCAAGGTGAACCTCCTGACAACGCGTGAACACGAAATTCTCCAATTCTTAGCCAAGGGCAGCAGCAATAAGGAGATTGCAAACGCCCTTTGCCTCTCCGAGCACACGGTCAAGATCCACCTCAAGAATATTCTCAAAAAACTCCATATGAATAATCGCATCCAGGCCGCGATCTATGCCCACGAACAAGGCCTCGTGAATCAAAAATCTCTCCGTAAAGATTGA
- the hpnC gene encoding squalene synthase HpnC: MTRYSPPPPSELEEGSWTLEEAFGYCERLTLSHYENFPVGSRFIPKRLRPYVHSVYAFARMADDFADEPDYVDTLRLAFLENWENQLLQCVWRKPQHPVFIALKETIERFDLPVALFQDLLMAFKMDVTAKHHARFEDLLTYCRYSANPVGRLVLLLFDDHDPERHRLSDSICTALQLTNFWQDVAVDFRKNRIYLPQEDMAEFGYSEEDLRSRRCNEAFRRLMRHEIARTRELFHRGRGLCDRVGRDLRFELHLVWNGGMAILDRIENADYDVFSHRPTIGLKDKIAVVTKSAIARYRRQEKSSR, encoded by the coding sequence ATGACACGGTATTCCCCGCCGCCCCCCTCCGAACTTGAGGAGGGTTCATGGACCCTCGAAGAGGCTTTTGGGTATTGCGAGCGCCTGACCTTGAGCCATTACGAGAATTTTCCGGTCGGCTCCCGCTTCATTCCCAAAAGGCTCCGGCCGTATGTCCACAGTGTCTACGCCTTCGCCCGCATGGCGGACGATTTTGCGGATGAACCCGACTATGTCGACACCTTGCGCTTGGCCTTCCTCGAAAACTGGGAGAATCAACTGCTCCAATGCGTCTGGCGAAAACCGCAGCATCCCGTCTTCATCGCGCTCAAAGAGACGATCGAGCGATTCGACCTGCCCGTCGCTCTCTTTCAGGATCTCCTCATGGCCTTCAAGATGGACGTGACCGCAAAGCATCACGCCCGGTTTGAGGATCTCCTGACCTACTGCCGGTATTCGGCCAATCCGGTCGGTCGTCTGGTCCTGCTCCTGTTCGACGATCACGACCCGGAACGGCATCGACTTTCCGACTCGATCTGCACCGCGCTTCAACTGACCAACTTCTGGCAAGACGTGGCAGTCGATTTCCGAAAAAATCGGATCTATCTCCCTCAAGAAGACATGGCGGAATTCGGTTACAGCGAAGAAGACCTCCGGAGCCGGCGGTGCAACGAGGCTTTTCGCCGATTGATGCGGCATGAAATCGCGCGGACGAGGGAATTGTTTCACCGGGGCCGCGGCCTTTGCGACCGGGTCGGACGGGACCTGCGCTTCGAGCTCCATCTCGTCTGGAACGGGGGAATGGCCATCCTGGACCGCATCGAGAACGCGGATTACGATGTTTTTTCTCACCGTCCCACCATCGGGTTGAAAGACAAGATCGCCGTCGTGACAAAATCCGCGATCGCCCGATACCGCCGGCAGGAGAAATCATCTAGATGA
- a CDS encoding patatin-like phospholipase family protein — protein sequence MNPTHPSSSDNGKRKVALVLSGGGSKGAYSVGVVNALCDLGIHPDIVCGTSSGALSAAMVVAGEERKLLEIWEHLTTEQVYSRMWKMSFIASFFGNFTYPYFSSKPLLDLIRNSVNFDKVRTSSKKLIVSAFDLVTGRVFRFYNDSPHLDLCLLASASIPVIFPPVRVDDHVLVDGGVTDNVPFKTAIESGATQIYAAINSRREDFANKKIRNNLALTITLLEASQYAILLDDAHHLNRINSLYPRGELHPVEMILLQPSKSLELGTLEFSNSYKLKRAIELGYEDTLKLLSRNANESEQRAQSPSLKAGLASQST from the coding sequence ATGAATCCCACACACCCATCCAGCTCAGACAATGGAAAACGAAAAGTTGCCCTGGTTCTCTCCGGCGGAGGTTCGAAGGGGGCCTATTCGGTAGGGGTTGTGAACGCGCTGTGCGATCTGGGAATCCATCCGGACATCGTTTGCGGAACGAGTTCAGGGGCCCTGAGCGCGGCGATGGTGGTCGCAGGCGAGGAGAGAAAACTCCTCGAAATCTGGGAACACCTTACCACCGAACAAGTTTACTCGCGCATGTGGAAGATGTCCTTTATCGCCTCCTTTTTTGGAAATTTCACCTACCCCTATTTCTCCTCAAAACCGCTCCTGGACTTGATCCGCAACAGCGTGAATTTCGACAAGGTCAGGACCAGTTCCAAAAAACTCATCGTCAGCGCCTTCGACTTGGTGACGGGAAGAGTCTTCCGATTCTACAACGACAGCCCTCATCTCGACCTCTGCCTTCTGGCTTCCGCCAGCATCCCGGTGATCTTTCCACCGGTCCGAGTGGACGACCACGTCTTGGTGGACGGCGGCGTGACGGACAATGTTCCCTTCAAGACGGCCATCGAAAGCGGGGCCACCCAGATCTACGCGGCAATCAACAGCCGGAGGGAGGATTTCGCCAACAAGAAGATCCGAAACAACCTGGCGCTGACTATTACGCTTCTGGAAGCCAGCCAGTACGCCATTCTTCTGGACGACGCGCACCACCTGAATCGCATCAACAGCCTCTACCCTCGGGGCGAACTCCATCCGGTCGAAATGATCCTCTTGCAACCCTCGAAAAGCCTGGAACTCGGAACGCTGGAATTTTCAAACAGCTACAAGCTGAAACGCGCGATCGAGCTGGGATACGAGGACACCCTGAAACTGCTTTCCCGAAACGCGAATGAATCCGAACAGCGGGCGCAATCCCCTTCTCTAAAGGCGGGACTGGCCAGCCAATCAACCTAA
- a CDS encoding GAF domain-containing protein: MKARKIPRRFDAAEILHQRNSQFSTLNRLSAIISQTGSLDKAVGGTLDQLLELTGADIGSVHILEPKTDHLKLIASRGISREFIYAEDCIPVGDCLCGRVAQTGELVSSPDLSTEVRLTRAACRDEPFGSVVSIPLKSRDRVLGIMTVYAKRPHAFMKTDQEFLVLVGRQIGVAIENAQLYARTRELAVAEERNMIAREIHDGIAQNLAYLNLEAKKLEDLLNKSAPTQALSELNQIRRVIQDTYEDVRELLVNFRTKFKEDQDFLTVLSDYAQDFSRRTGIRVQLPRSDVPALSPTVQVQLFRVIQEALSNVRKHASAEEITISLSSTPTHLEVKIQDDGRGFDSRSLPNQKHPRMGLEIMKERMAHLQGELRLESQPGAGTTLRATLSLEMAKR; encoded by the coding sequence GTGAAGGCTCGGAAAATTCCGCGGCGGTTCGATGCGGCGGAGATTCTTCATCAAAGAAACTCCCAATTTTCGACGCTCAACCGGCTGTCGGCCATCATCAGCCAGACGGGCAGTCTGGACAAGGCGGTGGGCGGCACGCTGGACCAGCTTTTGGAGTTGACCGGAGCCGACATCGGATCGGTTCATATCCTTGAGCCGAAGACCGACCATCTAAAGTTGATCGCGAGCCGCGGGATTTCCCGGGAGTTTATCTATGCGGAGGACTGTATTCCCGTCGGCGACTGCCTCTGCGGTCGGGTGGCCCAGACCGGCGAGTTGGTCTCTTCACCCGACCTATCGACCGAGGTTCGCTTAACCCGGGCCGCCTGTCGGGATGAACCGTTCGGTTCGGTCGTCAGCATCCCGTTGAAATCGAGAGACCGTGTGCTGGGGATCATGACGGTTTATGCGAAACGCCCCCATGCGTTCATGAAAACGGACCAGGAGTTCCTTGTTCTTGTGGGCCGTCAGATCGGCGTGGCGATTGAAAACGCCCAGCTCTATGCGAGGACTCGCGAATTGGCGGTCGCGGAGGAGCGGAACATGATCGCCCGGGAGATCCATGACGGCATTGCGCAAAATCTGGCCTATTTGAATCTGGAGGCTAAAAAACTGGAAGACTTGTTGAATAAGAGCGCCCCGACGCAGGCTCTGTCGGAGTTGAACCAGATCCGTCGGGTGATCCAAGACACCTACGAGGACGTCCGGGAGCTGCTCGTGAATTTCCGAACGAAATTTAAGGAGGATCAGGACTTCCTGACGGTCTTGTCCGACTACGCGCAGGATTTTAGCCGCAGGACCGGAATTCGGGTTCAGCTTCCCCGATCCGACGTACCCGCGCTGTCCCCCACCGTCCAGGTGCAGCTGTTCCGTGTGATTCAAGAAGCCCTGTCGAATGTTCGCAAACATGCATCCGCCGAGGAGATCACGATATCGCTCTCATCGACCCCGACCCATCTTGAGGTCAAGATCCAAGACGACGGCCGCGGCTTTGACTCCCGGTCGCTTCCGAACCAGAAACATCCCCGCATGGGGCTGGAGATCATGAAAGAACGCATGGCGCATCTGCAGGGTGAGTTGCGCTTGGAGTCGCAACCGGGCGCCGGGACGACTCTCCGCGCGACCCTTTCTCTGGAGATGGCGAAGAGATAA